The genomic segment aaaaagtcatagtatagcatgtcgtccaaaatcgtgtaaaaacgtcataatacagcatgtcgtccaaaatcatgtaaaaaagagtcatagtatagcatgtcgtccaaaattgtataaaaacgtcataatatagcatgtcgtccaaaatcatgtaaaaacgtcatagtatagcatgttgtccaaaatggtgataaaacgtcatagtatagcatgtcgtccaaaatcatgaaagaaacgtaacagtatagcatgtcgtccaaaatcgggaaaaacgtcatagtatagcatgtcgtccgaaatcagcaaaaaacgtcatagtatagcatgtcgtccgaaatcagcaaaaatgtcatagtatagcatgtcctccgaaatcaggaaaaaaacgtcatagtatagcatttcaGAAAAAATGAGAGTGTAGTATTTTTAGATAGAtagtactttattgatcccaaacTAGGACATTcttgtgttacagcagcaaTGAATCAAACATTATGTGGACAGCATTATACATGTAAATACTGGAAGGTAAAacggatcaaaataaaatatatgagaatatagaaatgtaaaatatatacaaaaataattagcactaaaattttaaatgtacaagagaaaaatacagaagtaaaataaaaacgtCAAATTTGCAGGTGTAAAAAAAGATCAATTATATAGTCATCACAGTGAGAAGTGAGGTAGAGGTTgtaaaatatgttcaaaataaacaagTGTGAGATGAGTTATGACCAGCAGTGCAAACAATGGTTGGAATGTAAGTATTAAGCTATACAAGCTCCATGTTGAAGAAAATCATCATAATATAGggttgggaaaaaaatcatatgaGTCActttttatgttgaaaaaatgtgtCAACGGTGAGAGGGTTAGGGTTATAAAAATAATTACACTCAGTGTAGTGTTGTTATGTCTCAGTTATTATAAAgtgaaatgtaataaattacagAAAGAATAGAAACAGCCTCTCAGTGATGCTCATGTGGCGTCTCATGTCATTACTGACACAGTTCAGACTTTAGTAGGACATCTTCAGTCTCACACAGCAGAGACCTGAGcaggaacaaccaatcagagcacagACTTACTTCTATTCACTTTATTTCAAACAGGAAACTGACGGGTAACAGACATAAAACtcattttatacatatatattaaacatcaacatgaaactgtcctctgtgtctgtcCCAATGTCCTGTGTCTGTCCCAATGTCCTCTGAGTCTGTCCCAATGTCCTCTGAGTTTGTACCGATGTCCTCTGAGTCTGTCCCGATGTCCTCTGTGTCTGTCCCAATGTCCTCTGAGTCTGTCCCGATGTCCTCTGAGTCTGTCCCAACGTCCTCTGAGTCTGTCCCAATGTCCTCTGAGTCTGTCCCAATGTCCTCTGAGTTTGTACCGATGTCCTCTGAGTTTGTACCGATGTCCTATGTCTATCCCAATGTCCTCTGAGTTTGTACCGATGTCCTCTGAGTCTGTCCCAATGTCCTCTGTGTCTGTCCCGATGTCCTCTGAGTCTGTCCCAATGTCCTGTGTCTGTCCCGATGTCCTCTGAGTCTGTCCCAATGTCCTCTGAGTCCCTACGATACAGTCAGATCCCAGTCTTCATCAtcaccctcctcttcatcaggaGCAAAGTCACTCCAGGAAAACTCCTTCACctaggagacagagacagagccatcatcatcgtcatcatcaaaGATCTGTGACATCAGATGTGTGGATTTTAACTGTTGAATCATTttgataaaaagaaattaatgagttggatcagatgttAATAATGAGTTGGATCGGATGTTAATAATGAGTTGGATCGGATGTTAATAATGAGTTGGATCGGATGTTAATaatgagttggatcagatgttTATAATGCGTTGGATCNNNNNNNNNNNNNNNNNNNNNNNNNNNNNNNNNNNNNNNNNNNNNNNNNNNNNNNNNNNNNNNNNNNNNNNNNNNNNNNNNNNNNNNNNNNNNNNNNNNNNNNNNNNNNNNNNNNNNNNNNNNNNNNNNNNNNNNNNNNNNNNNNNNNNNNNNNNNNNNNNNNNNNNNNNNNNNNNNNNNNNNNNNNNNNNNNNNNNNNNNNNNNNNNNNNNNNNNNNNNNNNNNNNNNNNNNNNNNNNNNNNNNNNNNNNNNNNNNNNNNNNNNNNNNNNNNNNNNNNNNNNNNNNNNNNNNNNNNNNNNNNNNNNNNNNNNNNNNNNNNNNNNNNNNNNNNNNNNNNNNNNNNNNNNNNNNNNNNNNNNNNNNNNNNNNNNNNNNNNNNNNNNNNNNNNNNNNNNNNNNNNNNNNNNNNNNNNNNNNNNNNNNNNNNNNNNNNNNNNNNNNNNNNNNNNNNNNNNNNNNNNNNNNNNNNNNNNNNNNNNNNNNNNNNNNNNNNNNNNNNNNNNNNNNNNNNNNNNNNNNNNNNNNNNNNNNNNNNNNNNNNNNNNNNNNNNNNNNNNNNNNNNNNNNNNNNNNNNNNNNNNNNNNNNNNNNNNNNNNNNNNNNNNNNNNNNNNNNNNNNNNNNNNNNNNNNNNNNNNNNNNNNNNNNNNNNNNNNNNNNNNNNNNNNNNNNNNNNNNNNNNNNNNNNNNNNNNNNNNNNNNNNNNNNNNNNNNNNNNNNNNNNNNNNNNNNNNNNNNNNNNNNNNNNNNNNNNNNNNNNNNNNNNNNNNNNNNNNNNNNNNNNNNNNNNNNNNNNNNNNNNNNNNNNNNNNNNNNNNNNNNNNNNNNNNNNNNNNNNNNNNNNNNNNNNNNNNNNNNNNNNNNNNNNNNNNNNNNNNNNNNNNNNNNNNNNNNNNNNNNNNNNNNNNNNNNNNNNNNNNNNNNNNNNNNNNNNNNNNNNNNNNNNNNNNNNNNNNNNNNNNNNNNNNNNNNNNNNNNNNNNNNNNNNNNNNNNNNNNNNNNNNNNNNNNNNNNNNNNNNNNNNNNNNNNNNNNNNNNNNNNNNNNNNNNNNNNNNNNNNNNNNNNNNNNNNNNNNNNNNNNNNNNNNNNNNNNNNNNNNNNNNNNNNNNNNNNNNNNNNNNNNNNNNNNNNNNNNNNNNNNNNNNNNNNNNNNNNNNNNNNNNNNNNNNNNNNNNNNNNNNNNNNNNNNNNNNNNNNNNNNNNNNNNNNNNNNNNNNNNNNNNNNNNNNNNNNNNNNNNNNNNNNNNNNNNNNNNNNNNNNNNNNNNNNNNNNNNNNNNNNNNNNNNNNNNNNNNNNNNNNNNNNNNNNNNNNNNNNNNNNNNNNNNNNNNNNNNNNNNNNNNNNNNNNNNNNNNNNNNNNNNNNNNNNNNNNNNNNNNNNNNNNNNNNNNNNNNNNNNNNNNNNNNNNNNNNNNNNNNNNNNNNNNNNNNNNNNNNNNNNNNNNNNNNNNNNNNNNNNNNNNNNNNNNNNNNNNNNNNNNNNNNNNNNNNNNNNNNNNNNNNNNNNNNNNNNNNNNNNNNNNNNNNNNNNNNNNNNNNNNNNNNNNNNNNNNNNNNNNNNNNNNNNNNNNNNNNNNNNNNNNNNNNNNNNNNNNNNNNNNNNNNNNNNNNNNNNNNNNNNNNNNNNNNNNNNNNNNNNNNNNNNNNNNNNNNNNNNNNNNNNNNNNNNNNNNNNNNNNNNNNNNNNNNNNNNNNNNNNNNNNNNNNNNNNNNNNNNNNNNNNNNNNNNNNNNNNNNNNNNNNNNNNNNNNNNNNNNNNNNNNNNNNNNNNNNNNNNNNNNNNNNNNNNNNNNNNNNNNNNNNNNNNNNNNNNNNNNNNNNNNNNNNNNNNNNNNNNNNNNNNNNNNNNNNNNNNNNNNNNNNNNNNNNNNNNNNNNNNNNNNNNNNNNNNNNNNNNNNNNNNNNNNNNNNNNNNNNNNNNNNNNNNNNNNNNNNNNNNNNNNNNNNNNNNNNNNNNNNNNNNNNNNNNNNNNNNNNNNNNNNNNNNNNNNNNNNNNNNNNNNNNNNNNNNNNNNNNNNNNNNNNNNNNNNNNNNNNNNNNNNNNNNNNNNNNNNNNNNNNNNNNNNNNNNNNNNNNNNNNNNNNNNNNNNNNNNNNNNNNNNNNNNNNNNNNNNNNNNNNNNNNNNNNNNNNNNNNNNNNNNNNNNNNNNNNNNNNNNNNNNNNNNNNNNNNNNNNNNNNNNNNNNNNNNNNNNNNNNNNNNNNNNNNNNNNNNNNNNNNNNNNNNNNNNNNNNNNNNNNNNNNNNNNNNNNNNNNNNNNNNNNNNNNNNNNNNNNNNNNNNNNNNNNNNNNNNNNNNNNNNNNNNNNNNNNNNNNNNNNNNNNNNNNNNNNNNNNNNNNNNNNNNNNNNNNNNNNNNNNNNNNNNNNNNNNNNNNNNNNNNNNNNNNNNNNNNNNNNNNNNNNNNNNNNNNATGAGCAGTAATCAGAGTATTTATACCCAGTAATATGAACAGTAATCAGAGTATTTATACCCAGTAATATGAACAATAATCAGAGTATTTATACCCAGTAAAATGAACAGTAATCAGAGTATTTATACCCAGTAATATGAACAGTAATCAGAGTATTTATACCCAATAATATGAGCAGTACAGCAGTGAAGGCCTGGACCAGAGCCTTCTCTCTGACCTGCTTCTGTAGTCGACATCGTTTCTGTATCAGAACATCTGgacctgcagagacacacacacacacacacacacacacacacaggctttactctttgatttacatttaatcaaatctaactgtcattattttttattatttgttttaatggattttttttcttccccaaaCTAAGACTGTCTGGAAACATCATCACCTGAGATCTGCTGAGGTGAATCCTGCAGAGTAcacctgcagcaggtgaagcTGTCCTCACCTGTGCAGGTGAAGCTGTCCTcacctgcagcaggtgaagtGGTCCTCACCTGTGCAGGTAAAGCTGTCCTCACCTGCGCAGGTGAAGCTGTCCTCCACCACGGCTGCTGCTCTGGTCATCTGACCGTGATGAGGGAAGgacagctgcagcagacagcCAAACCTCAGCCTCCTCCGTCTgactccaccctcctcctcctcctcctcctcctcaccttctTCTTCGTTGGTGAGCTCCTTCAGCTGAGGacgacagacacagacaggaagtcaccTGCTGTCTCACTAACTCACCTATGTGTAAAGGTGTAAACTGACTCactgtgatgatgtcagaggtcCAGCCGTTAAATCCCAGGCAGTGATTGGCCAGTTCAAGGCAGCGGGCGTGGCTCAGAGGTCTGCTGCtgtccaacaggaagtgaggagtCTGTTTGGAGCTCAGCCTCACCTGAGAAGAGGATGTGATGAAGTCTCATTATAAACCACAGAGGTCTTCCTCTGTGGCATGTGATGAAGTCTCATTATAAACCACAGAGGAAGAGCATGTGATGAAGTCTCATtataaaccacagaagaagaagagcatgTGATGAAGTCTCATtataaaccacagaagaagaagagcaggtGATGACAGCGTGTGAGGTGATGACCTTGAGTGGAGAGTTCTGGAACAGCGGGCATCCGTCAGTCTGTCGTTGAGCCTTTAAGGCCTGAGCAGCAGAGTAGAACTTGATGAGGGCATAGAAACCAGGCGGGTTGAGCGGAGCGTTAGGACACACCTTCAGCAGGTAGAGAGGACCGTAGGACGAGAACACGCTGTACAACCCCTCCTAAAggacaacacacaaacacacacacacacacacacacacacaccaggtggACTCACATAGACCTGACCCCCAGGTGGACTCACATAGACCTGACCCCCAGGTGGACTCACATAGACCTGACCCCAGGTGGACTTACGTAGATCTGGTCCTCAGTGTGAGACGGCTGGATGTCCCACACAAACAGAGTCTTATTGTTGTCCACGGGAACCTTGAACTCCAGGATGTCCACCTCCATCACACCtgcacaggaaacaggaaacgcTCTCccacagttaaaaacacatctaaCAGAAAATGTCCCAGTGGGGACAGAGGACACTTACAGCTCatggacagacaggaagagcagcagcactGGTCACTGCCGTCAGCCACCACACTGAAGTTAGTTTAAGGTTGGATGTTGGACAGACATTCAATCTGGACATTGCAGCGTCTTTGGCCTCAGTTCTCAGATCTCAACTAGATCTCAACGCTGACACGGCCATTGTGACACGACGTCAGACGAACTTCTCACTCAAGTCAAAAGATTTCGACTCGCACATAGACACAATTTCATatcttttcattgttttcattgaAGCGCAAATTCAAATCTACTTGTGTCTCTGCACTGACTTTGTTTGTAATCTCGCCACGTCAAACCCTCGGATCACgttcagtgtgaacacaccattACGGCGTCCCGTGGTTGCAGAGCTGCAGTTTTAGACGTACATATGGAGATGGTTAAATATATCTTTGAGATTGTTTTTCCTAAAATAACATTAGCCTTGTGTTCACAGTATTTTAAAGTGAAAAGTAGAGAACTTTTCCACAAGCTAGCGCACTAGCTCGTTAGCTAACATTGTCTCCATCAGCTCCTTGATCATGGATCATTGCAGAATATAGTAACTTTGACCACGGTCCATTTTAGGAGGACGTCTTCTGTGTTCAGATTATCAAACGGACGATGGATcactgatgtttgtttctgcCTGCCAGCATTATTTAGTGTTAGTAGCTACAGACCCCGCCTCCCTCCCTCTGGTTCTTCTTACGGAGGAGCAGATCACAGTCTGGGTCAGCGGGTTCGACTCAGAGTCAGGACGCTTGTCATTTTTTCCCCGGGGGCTTCGTGTTCCCGTCCTCCAGACGGGCAGACTTGTGCCTCCGGACCATCCATTctaacgttagcattagctcTCGTGACAGTATCAGCCAACAGCAACACtggtagggctgtagtctcctggtcgactagtcgattatttggtcgctgtGCTCTCGtccaaccaaattctcattggtcgaataatcgccgtgttactttcataaggagaaaagggctacatcaacagctttccaggattaatccattatttcctgcggcggggggacaggctaagttacctgtaactgacagaaagttgaactcgcccaccctcacgctcagcgtcatggtgacgcagacctcctgtctgtctctgtaagctgacaccatttccctcagtggaaacaaagcttgtatttacttgtatttcacagataaacaataaattgtgaagacaataaagcctctactaaaatagcattttaagatgtgtgtgtgatttatcctggcttcatatgagcagaggaaatgtcGCTATgctaatgtataccatgtaaaatgccataggctggcgctaataacgttagcatgttgtatttgtttggaaaacgtgtttagtatcagacagttgttttgtcggtgaatgttgtgattTGTAATGGAGCCACATCATGTGCCGTTACcgttgttacatgttgctgttgtccctggttttatatgagaagaggaaaagatcgctagctgctaggctaatttatacaatgtaaaatgtcatagacttgtgctaataacgttagcatgttgtatttgtggggaaaatgtgtccagataaagacaagtgtttgtctgtgaatgctgcgagttatagtgaagctgatttgtgaacttgtgtttgaaactgtctctatgaagccatgtttaatgtgtgtttaaactgcagagtgacacagacacaccaccacagaagtaaaaataacatgcagattttttatttttttcccacgactaatcgattagttgaagattatgtgcgactttagtcgaccaagattttctttggttgactacagccctaaacACTGGACAGCTTGTCAGCGAGTTAACACTGGCAGCTTCTGCTGTTTTATTTCTATTCTGACCCTCCCTGACTGACCAGAGGAAAATCCACGACCGTCAGGAATTTGAaaaatccaatgataatttatgtttttagtTTCTGGCTgatagcccccccccccccccccataagtaacgaacagtcccttaaagTCGTTAAACCGTAACGAACGGTGCATGAGTAGTAGTTACTTAATCAGGTTGTGTTCTGTAAACAAGTTAACAATGAACGTGACGTTAATTACCGGATGCCACGGTGGTACAGACCGTACCGGCGGAGCGGCGTTAAAATGTCTGTGTAATGGACTTTGGCGGAGAGTTCACGGAACATGTCGGTTTAAATTGAAGCTGCAGCTGAATCACCGCCTTCTGCCCGGTAATTTACCGGAAGCTGTCTGACTCCCGGTGTTAATGTTGTTGTCTGCTGTCTGGTAATTTACTGTTTGTTGAAGTTTACTCACCGTcacttctctgtctccatcGAACAAACAGGAATAACCGCGCTTCCGCTGAGGGGGGCGGGGCCTACCACAGTAGCTAATGAGGATACAGATGGAAGTGACGACATCTCCATCTGGCCAATCACAGTGTCCCTATTCActtactttatatatttttttatcaatctttagaaagaatttcaacAATTTTGATATAATGAACCATTGTATTGAAATTAATTTGTAAATAAcggtgtttttatttattttcacaaagTTTCATGAACTTGTCACTAATGTATTTTatcatgttatttttgtttaatgaGCTTCTGATGAAACAGTTTAAATAAGGACAGAGTTCACTCTGAAAATTAATCCATATTaatctataaataaaatcttCAATGGTACTAAAATGGTtccaaaagtcttaaaaatgttcagacattgaacatttttaataatttaaagaaTTTGGCTTCACACATACCAGGACGGAGAAACCAACGACACTCCTTTACATGTACAACATCCAATCAAATCAAAAGGATAATCCTTGACCCTCCCTGAGTGACCGGAGG from the Epinephelus moara isolate mb unplaced genomic scaffold, YSFRI_EMoa_1.0 scaffold3059, whole genome shotgun sequence genome contains:
- the rdm1 gene encoding RAD52 motif-containing protein 1, with amino-acid sequence MEVDILEFKVPVDNNKTLFVWDIQPSHTEDQIYEGLYSVFSSYGPLYLLKVCPNAPLNPPGFYALIKFYSAAQALKAQRQTDGCPLFQNSPLKVRLSSKQTPHFLLDSSRPLSHARCLELANHCLGFNGWTSDIITLKELTNEEEGEEEEEEEEGGVRRRRLRFGCLLQLSFPHHGQMTRAAAVVEDSFTCAGEDSFTCTGPDVLIQKRCRLQKQVREKALVQAFTAVLLILLGINTLITVHITGYKYSDYCSFYWVKEFSWSDFAPDEEEGDDEDWDLTVS